Proteins encoded together in one Eublepharis macularius isolate TG4126 chromosome 2, MPM_Emac_v1.0, whole genome shotgun sequence window:
- the FZD5 gene encoding frizzled-5, with amino-acid sequence MGGRGAALPGLGLLLLLLAAPGAAAKALACQEISVPMCRGIGYNLTYMPNQFNHDTQDEAGLEVHQFWPLVEIQCSADLKFFLCSMYTPICLPDYAKPLPPCRAVCERAKAGCSPLMRQYGFAWPERMSCDRLPAPGDADVLCMDYNRSEATTAPVPGAKPTRPARGARKSLAPPAGQGCRPACRCQEPLVPIAQESHPLYNRIATGGVRNCAMPCFQPYFTPDEKTFAAFWIGLWSVLCFLSTFTTVATFLIDMERFKYPERPIIFLSACYLFVSLGYIIRLVVGHAKVACDQEHHHIHYETTGPALCTVVFLLLYFFGMASSIWWVILSLTWFLAAGMKWGNEAIASYAQYFHMAAWLIPSIKSIAVLALSSVDGDPVAGVCYVGNQNLDKLRGFVLAPLVVYLFTGTMFLLAGFVSLFRIRSVIKQGGTKTDKLEKLMIRIGIFTVLYTVPATIVVACYIYEQHYRERWEQGQNCSCPGDKQKMKPDYAVFMLKYFMCLVVGITSGVWIWSGKTLESWRRFTGRCCQSGKPVSAPMYSEANTALTARTGVPSSASYHKQVPLSHV; translated from the coding sequence ATGGGCGGCCGGGGCGCGGCGCTgccggggctggggctgctgctgctgctgctggcggcGCCGGGCGCGGCCGCCAAGGCGCTGGCCTGCCAGGAGATCAGCGTGCCCATGTGCCGCGGCATCGGCTACAACCTGACCTACATGCCCAACCAGTTCAACCACGACACGCAGGACGAGGCCGGCCTGGAGGTGCACCAGTTCTGGCCGCTGGTGGAGATCCAGTGCTCGGCCGACCTGAAGTTCTTCCTGTGCAGCATGTACACCCCCATCTGCCTGCCGGACTACGCCAAGCCGCTGCCGCCCTGCCGCGCCGTCTGCGAGCGCGCCAAGGCCGGCTGCTCGCCCCTCATGCGCCAGTACGGCTTCGCCTGGCCCGAGCGCATGAGCTGCGACCGCCTGCCCGCGCCGGGCGACGCCGACGTGCTCTGCATGGACTACAACCGCTCCGAGGCCACCACCGCGCCCGTGCCCGGCGCCAAGCCCACCCGGCCCGCCCGCGGCGCCCGCAAGAGCCTGGCGCCGCCCGCCGGCCAGGGCTGCCGCCCGGCCTGCCGCTGCCAGGAGCCGCTGGTGCCCATCGCCCAGGAGAGCCACCCGCTCTACAACCGCATCGCCACGGGTGGCGTGCGCAACTGCGCCATGCCCTGCTTCCAGCCCTACTTCACGCCGGACGAGAAGACCTTCGCCGCCTTCTGGATCGGCCTCTGGTCGGTGCTCTGCTTCCTCTCCACCTTCACCACCGTGGCCACCTTCCTCATCGACATGGAGCGCTTCAAGTACCCGGAGCGGCCCATCATCTTTCTCTCGGCTTGCTACCTCTTCGTGTCCCTGGGCTACATCATCCGGCTGGTGGTGGGCCACGCCAAGGTGGCCTGCGACCAGGAGCACCACCACATCCACTACGAGACCACGGGGCCGGCCCTCTGCACCgtggtcttcctcctcctctactTCTTCGGCATGGCCAGCTCCATCTGGTGGGTCATCTTGTCGCTCACCTGGTTCTTGGCGGCTGGCATGAAATGGGGCAACGAGGCCATTGCCAGCTACGCGCAGTATTTCCACATGGCTGCGTGGCTGATCCCCAGCATCAAGTCCATCGCCGTGCTGGCCCTGAGTTCGGTGGATGGCGACCCGGTGGCCGGCGTCTGCTACGTGGGCAATCAGAACCTTGACAAGCTCCGGGGTTTTGTCTTGGCACCTTTGGTGGTGTACCTTTTCACCGGGACCATGTTTCTGCTGGCAGGGTTTGTGTCCCTCTTCCGGATCCGGAGTGTAATCAAACAAGGGGGCACCAAAACAGACAAGCTAGAGAAGCTGATGATCCGGATCGGGATCTTTACGGTCCTGTACACCGTCCCGGCGACCATCGTGGTGGCCTGCTACATCTACGAGCAGCAttacagggagaggtgggagcAGGGTCAGAACTGCTCCTGCCCCGGGGACAAGCAGAAAATGAAGCCCGATTATGCCGTCTTCATGTTGAAGTACTTCATGTGCCTGGTGGTGGGAATCACCTCGGGGGTCTGGATTTGGTCAGGCAAGACCCTCGAGTCTTGGAGGCGGTTCACAGGGAGATGTTGTCAGAGTGGAAAGCCAGTCAGTGCACCTATGTACAGTGAAGCCAACACAGCTCTGACGGCAAGGACAGGGGTGCCCAGTTCGGCTTCCTACCATAAACAAGTTCCACTCTCCCATGTATGA